Genomic DNA from Magnolia sinica isolate HGM2019 chromosome 4, MsV1, whole genome shotgun sequence:
AAGCCCCCCAAATGAGAATTTACCCATTATAACATgatattttcttctctctttttttttttttttttgcttccctACTGCTTTCTTAAAGATCTTTTTGGGAGGGTGTGAATGCGGATATTATGGAGTTCATTTCTGTAATCTATTTGTGGGGGAGTCGATACAATGGCTTAGCCTCTTAGAAGATACTTCTATAGTGCTTATTCTTGGTAAGAAAGATCTTGGTCTTTGGCACCTCTTTTGGCCAGATTATGGTCCCCATGAAGACAATGGAATAAATTCAACAATTCTTGTGAATCTAGTGAATCAGTTTTCATTAGGGCAATAGggcaaaaggaaaaaaacataATTTTATTAGGCCTCAGTGGGTCAAAGAGACAGCTACTAGCCATCCCTTCCTTTTAGGTTGCATCTTCTTGTTCTTCGGTtaataaagattttttttttctccttttgccATTCTACAACAACAACAAAGCTATGAGTACAAGAACAATCAAGTGCACAaatcccaaaatttgaaatttcaaaatatgGGTATGGCACGCATGCAACAAGGGTGTTCGATAGTTACTTTTTTGGGTATTTTTGACAAGGGATATATTTCTGCAATCAATGAAAATATGAGGTAATGATCATGCAATCAAtttgaaataataaataatggATACACTCAAGTCAGACCTATGTGTTGGATGGAGAACTACCAATGTAGTCTAGCTCTACTTATCCCATCTGCACACCTAGATTCTTATGAATCCAAGGGACGTGCTCAATCTACAATGAGGCCAATGAATTGAACTAGTGTGAACTGAATTGAACTAGTGTGAACTGCTACAGTCCGCCAATCTAGCCCTACTTATATTAATGCTGAAACCAAAAAGATAGAGGTACTCCCTCACAGCCGCATCCTGTACTTGTGTCATATCATGTGAACACACTGTGAGGTTCATAGGATCGGGCTATTAGAGAGCATGCAACATGGCTAAACTCAGAACCAGACATCCAGTTTCCAAGTTCAATATGAATGGGACAATGAAAAGCTCATCAAATTGTATCACTGTCAATGTGGTTCTCTCAGACATCGGGGTTTCCACCTACCAGGCCTAGTGGTCTGAACTCTTGCCCAGATCTCATAACAGTTTTCTGCTATGGCCCAGTCCAGTAGGCCAAGTCTAGCCAATTTTCAGGCCTGCAGGATGGACAGATTCCAGGCCTGAAAAAATAAATAGGCAGAGCTCCATCCATGCTGACACTTCTTAAAAGGAATCTATGAAATCAATGATTGGAGGGACCATTTTGTTAAAATCAGAGTTTAAACTTGAACATAGTACAGCCAATTAGAGAAAAGAGCAACAGAAAGCAAAAGGCACAAACATAGATTTACCTTGAGTTGTTTAGCCACATCTCTGGCTGAAGAGCCAGACACTTCTATCCAAGTTTTTGAGAACAGTGCACAGGCTGACAGCATAAAAATAAGATAGAACAATGCATGGAATGGATTGGCTGCCATATCTGCCAAGCTGGAAAAGATAAAAGGGATCCACATGCGACAATATCAGTACATCATAAACAGATCACCAAAAGTAGCAGAAATGTATGGTTACATTATCCAAACAACAAGCTAAACTGGGCCTGAGAATTTTAATTTATGCAACAAAGGGTGGCCTGGATAACACACATATTTAATTACCTTGATGGGGCTGTGATATAGTATGCAAGACCACCAACTGGTATGAACTGGCCACCTGAATATTCAGACTCCTTCCACTTGCCCAGCAAATTTACAAGGAAATTTCCACTGTACCTCCGGTACAGCAACTGCACAAGACATGGAATTAGATTTTCATGAGGCAAAAGAAAATAGATATGACACTGATCGAATGGAAGGCTCCAATACCTGGGAAATAAAGTAAAGATTGGAAACAAGCGCAGACTGAAGAATGATGGGCATGTTTGAAGTGTAGAATAACTTAATTGGGTAGGAGCCTTGCTGTCCACGTGCATTTTTTGACCTCACAGGCAAAACAACACGGAATCCTTGGAAGTAATTCACAATGAGGAAAACAAAAACTGTGGCAAGCAAATTTGTCACGTTCGGAAGGTTCTGTCGGTAGAAAGCCTCACGAAGAGCACGGACCTTGTCTGTTCGAGTTATCAGTAGATGGAACAAGGCAATAACAGCACCTTCAAATTCAGCTCCTCGCCCACTATTGATAGTCGTGGGGCTGAATGCTTTCCATATGATAGTTTCACTGCAAGGACAACCAAATGCTTCAGTATTAATTTTCCATTAGTAGATTctgaacccaaaaaaaaagaagaagaagaaataacttATCAGATATTTTTTAAACAACTTACCAGATATTGGTggcaatgaatagagaaataccCGATCCAAGACCATATCCTTTCTGGAGAAGTTCATCTAAGCATATAACAATGATACCAGCAAAACAAAGCTGAAGAATTATGAGAATAGCATTCCCAGCTCCAAGTTGGCTAACACTGCcatacatcccagatagaacatATGCAACCGCCTCACCAATAGCAATCAGGATACCCAGTAACTTCTGTGCACCATTTCTGGGGAAGAGTATTGAATTGTCAGGCAGAATATATCATATAGCTAGAATGAAGAGAAATAGATGCTCAGTTCATGCACATGCACAGAAAGCACATGTATTGGATACAAAATATGCATGAAAAGGCTCAATACAAAACAAATAGTACCCCTTTTCATATCATAAGACAGTCGATACAGACCACAAACTAGAGCTTTCAAATATCAATACACATCAAAACAAGAAAACGTGGTATGACCACTCCCTGCAAATAACAAGAATCGCATTCTGGATGCAACAGCATTATGGAAGATGACAGGAGAACATAACACGCATGTAGAGGATTTCATAAGAAAGTTTTACAGGATATATATGGTGCGACCTGCAACACCGAGTGGGCCCAAATCTTGACATCTGAGGGGGTTGAAACACCAGGCTGGAACACAAAGGCTGTTTTGGATTGAGAGCTAAAAAAAACACCATATTTGAAAGGGATCTAAGTATGACCTATTTGGATTCACTGAAATGAAAACAGAGACGCCATTTCCATGGAAACAGCATCTCTGTTGGTTGTCTTAGTAAATTTCCTGGAACACCATTTCCATTTCCTTCCCATTTATGAGGGCTGTTTTGGATTgagattaaaaattaaaaaatagtaataataataataataaatccataTTTGAAGAGGTCCTTAGGGCCTGGTTGGATTCACTTAAATTTAAACTAGTAGATGCCATTTCCATGGAAACAGCATTTATGTTGTTTGTTTTCACAAATTACCAGGAAATGCCATTTCCTGGAAAAATGctccttttcatttttctttccctTCAGGAGAGGAAACAACCCATCTCTCTACAAATTGACCCACATGTTAGCTACATGTGTCATCGTCCATCTTCAAGCACCCAACATGTGCAACCGTCCATCTTCAAGCGCCCCACATATGCGAATGTCCCATATGTGAAACCATCCATCTTAATTGCCACAGATGTGCCACCATGGATCTTCTTATCAATGTGCCACATGCACAACATTTACCACCGTCATCTTCAAGAGCCCACATGTGCCATTGTCCACTTCAAAGACTCCCAGCGCACACATGTGCTACATGACCATCTTCAAGCACCACGTGCCACAATCCTTCTTCCACACCACAGGTTCCACTTTCCATCTTCAAGTAAATTTTCCATGAAAAAATCTGTTTTGCTGAGTAACAAAATTGGAAATGAAGGAATATTTTATAAAGAAAATCTTAGTGAAAATGATCAGGGGAAACAGCTGTTCCTTTCCCATACTTTCATGAAAACGGTTTTTCCTGGGAAACACTGTTTCCACCTCTTTTTTTCCACGAATCCAAATAGTTCCTCAGAAAAGTTCACCAACAAGAACGTAGAAAAAATATTAGGTTGTGGCTTGTGGGAAGGCCTCATGACTCACTAATCTTGGACTAGTGTCCTTTCAATTACTCTCTCTTCTAAGGAAAACCAAGGAAAAAATTTGAAGCTCTTCAGTTCAATGAAAAGCATAGCATTATAATGAGGTTGCATGCACGATGAGGTTTTATATGGACTTCACAacataactaaaacctaaaccaatggGAAGAAGTCCAAAATAACCTCATTTATCTCCAAGATGCCCCCACTTACAGAGCAATTCACCAGCAGCTCATAACTGATGGTATTTTAGTCATTACCTTTATTGCAAAGCATAAAACACAATgactttttaagtttttttttttttttttaaagcagtaGCCCATACACAAGTGTCCATGTGGACCCACATTAGATAATTGTTCATACACAAGGAAATGAAGTTCTGGTTGCATTAAATATCTAACTGTCAACTCTTCCTAATCACGATCATAAACATTCTTCTTatcaaaaagaaatgaaagaaagagggaaaggaAAAAAGTTCCGGGCTGATGATTTTACATACATAAATTCAGTGTTGTACGATTAACAGGCAAACACAAGGGAATCGTCATTAATTATGGAAATGGATATGTTCCCGGGAGTTTGATGTGGTCATCGTGTACCACTCTAACtgaaaagggaaattttataaaatagctataagaccagccatgttttatgggacagaatgttgtgcagttaaggaacaacatgttcacaggataagtgtagctgaaatgaggatgttgagatggatgagtgacaagATGAGGAAAGACAGAACTATAAATGAATGCATTGTAGGGAACTTGGGAGCAGCACCAACAGGTAACAAGATGATGGAATGTAGACTTAGATGATTAGGTCATGGCAATGGAGACACTGTGAGGTTAGAACGAATGAGTTGGTAGTTGGTACAAGTTGGAagactctaaaagggcaaggggaagccccaaaaggacatgggtggaggtcgTAGGAAAAGacttgacctatggtctaactgaaattatgacccttgatagagtggaatggcagatcAAGATTCATGTAGACTACTAcaattagttgggacaaggcttagatgattatgatgatgttTTAAGAAAACCAAGCAAGCAGGAGGTGGACTTCTCCTAGACAAGAAATTGAAGTTGGTTCTAATGTCAGTAAACTGTAACAATTTCTACCTTCAGCAATCAATTATTCTGTATCAACCATCAAAGAAGTTTATTGCCTAGATACAAGTAACCTTCTAGAAATACAATCACGTCAGTCACCACCTCATGTTACGTCAATTGCTTAGAAACATGTATTTCCTGTAGCTAGAATTCCAATAATCTCCATAAATGCTGATATATCCTTATGTGACAATATCAGATTGTTGCTGATATATCCTTGTGTGACAATATCAGATTGCTGATATGCTCAACACTAGGGACACCCTGCCAGAGTAGAAGCACAAGCACGCAACCGTTTCTtttgaaacaaatatcatccaCAGAAAATCACAAAGATAGCCCAATTATCACAAAGGTATCCTTCCTAACTAGATCAGTAcaaattactaaaaaaaaaaaaaaagagctcagCATCCTTCAAACAAAACTGGTAGTCATCAGATCACAGATCACAGATCACATTGTATAATCACAAATATTTCTCAGGTTTGAAATTacataaaaatagaaaagaaaagtttCCAAACAAACACTCACAGGAGGGCTCGGTCCTCGCGCACGCTGTTGTCTACTTCAATGATCTTTGACCCTGCCAAGAGTTGCATCACCAGTCCTGATGTAACAATAGGCGTGATCCCCAGTTCCATGACAGTCCCACGATTTGATGCAAGAATGACTCGCATCCAATAGAATGGATCAGCTCCAGTTGTCGAGTGTATGCCATAGAGAGGGAGCTGGCTGCAAACCAGAAAGATGAAAAGAGAAATCACGGTGTAGATAACCTTCTCCCTGAATGGAACCTTCCTGTCGGCACTCTGAACCTCCGGCAATATCGAAAGAAATGGTCTGACGAGATGCAATACTCGGAATCCTCCTGGCATTCTTGCTCGTTGAAGCTAAAGCAATCTAAAATCTATACCTTTCTGCAGATCATTCCTTAAAATAGTCAGAACCATTAATGATTTGAAAGGCTCGCTTCAACTAGATACAttgacaagaaaataaaaatctttcAACTTGTAATCAATTCAATTAAAAAGCACAGAGAATCAATGCTGCAATTTGGTGTACCATgttatcattaaaaaataattaatgagGTCATATATTCAGGGTCAAGTATTTGAAAAGCCTCATATGTTGTCATATCAAAACATCATGACAAATTAAGAGTAGAACAATGTCTTTCAATACAAAATTGCAGGATTCTCAATATTTTCCattta
This window encodes:
- the LOC131243761 gene encoding uncharacterized protein LOC131243761; the protein is MPGGFRVLHLVRPFLSILPEVQSADRKVPFREKVIYTVISLFIFLVCSQLPLYGIHSTTGADPFYWMRVILASNRGTVMELGITPIVTSGLVMQLLAGSKIIEVDNSVREDRALLNGAQKLLGILIAIGEAVAYVLSGMYGSVSQLGAGNAILIILQLCFAGIIVICLDELLQKGYGLGSGISLFIATNICETIIWKAFSPTTINSGRGAEFEGAVIALFHLLITRTDKVRALREAFYRQNLPNVTNLLATVFVFLIVNYFQGFRVVLPVRSKNARGQQGSYPIKLFYTSNMPIILQSALVSNLYFISQLLYRRYSGNFLVNLLGKWKESEYSGGQFIPVGGLAYYITAPSSLADMAANPFHALFYLIFMLSACALFSKTWIEVSGSSARDVAKQLKEQQMVMPGHRESNLHKELNRYIPTAAAFGGMCIGALTVLADFMGAIGSGTGILLAVTIIYQYFETFEKERASELGFFGL